One stretch of Salmo trutta chromosome 7, fSalTru1.1, whole genome shotgun sequence DNA includes these proteins:
- the kitlga gene encoding kit ligand a isoform X2: MKKPKIWIRVCVHLLLCITLGVQSSEFGNTVTDDITSISLLKQNIPKDYKIPVTYVPKEVGGMCWVALNVFHLELSLRGLADKFGSISSNKYNISILIEMLKETRYHMKNLEAITYDFECHYRNEQWQTGHYFHFVEDFLKTARLNRDLPEECDPPPCPTATMATTITTQYPTSGNEPLRFLPEVVERSLLSLLVIPIAAVVFLFAWKVKSRRNQHQSDERNSVEGGLFTGPEGTLAPPLEEPSEKNRLNIIETV; the protein is encoded by the exons ATTTGGATACGCGTCTGTGTCCATTTATTGCTGTGCATCACACTTGGAGTCCAGTCAAGTGAATTTGGAAATACTGTAACAGATGAcatcacaagcatttcactattg AAACAAAATATACCTAAAGATTACAAGATTCCTGTGACATACGTTCCGAAAGAAGTG GGTGGAATGTGTTGGGTAGCGCTAAACGTTTTCCACTTGGAACTCAGTTTACGAGGATTAGCAGACAAGTTTGGAAGCATTTCGTCCAACAAATATAATATCAGCATATTGATCGAAATGCTGAAAGAGACAAGATATCACATGAAGAACTTG GAGGCAATTACGTATGATTTTGAGTGCCACTACAGAAATGAGCAATGGCAGACAGGACACTATTTTCATTTTGTCGAAGATTTTTTAAAAACGGCCCGTTTGAATAGAGATTTGCCAGAAGAATGTGATCCACCTCCCTGTCCCACAGCAACAATGGCTACAACAATaacaacacaataccccacatCAG GGAACGAGCCTCTGAGATTCCTGCCAGAAGTAGTGGAGAGAAGCCTCCTGTCACTACTTGTCATTCCTATTGCAGCCGTTGTGTTTCTGTTTGCGTGGAAG GTGAAATCAAGGAGGAACCAACATCAGTCAGATGAACGGAACTCAGTGGAAGGAGGCCTTTTCACAGGACCAGAAGGGACTTTGGCACCTCCACTAGAGGAACCATCTGAAAA GAACAGATTGAACATCATTGAGACAGTGTAA
- the kitlga gene encoding kit ligand a isoform X1, whose translation MKKPKIWIRVCVHLLLCITLGVQSSEFGNTVTDDITSISLLKQNIPKDYKIPVTYVPKEVGGMCWVALNVFHLELSLRGLADKFGSISSNKYNISILIEMLKETRYHMKNLEAITYDFECHYRNEQWQTGHYFHFVEDFLKTARLNRDLPEECDPPPCPTATMATTITTQYPTSVNYPAIGTEFNMSAPDSETWNEPLRFLPEVVERSLLSLLVIPIAAVVFLFAWKVKSRRNQHQSDERNSVEGGLFTGPEGTLAPPLEEPSEKNRLNIIETV comes from the exons ATTTGGATACGCGTCTGTGTCCATTTATTGCTGTGCATCACACTTGGAGTCCAGTCAAGTGAATTTGGAAATACTGTAACAGATGAcatcacaagcatttcactattg AAACAAAATATACCTAAAGATTACAAGATTCCTGTGACATACGTTCCGAAAGAAGTG GGTGGAATGTGTTGGGTAGCGCTAAACGTTTTCCACTTGGAACTCAGTTTACGAGGATTAGCAGACAAGTTTGGAAGCATTTCGTCCAACAAATATAATATCAGCATATTGATCGAAATGCTGAAAGAGACAAGATATCACATGAAGAACTTG GAGGCAATTACGTATGATTTTGAGTGCCACTACAGAAATGAGCAATGGCAGACAGGACACTATTTTCATTTTGTCGAAGATTTTTTAAAAACGGCCCGTTTGAATAGAGATTTGCCAGAAGAATGTGATCCACCTCCCTGTCCCACAGCAACAATGGCTACAACAATaacaacacaataccccacatCAG TCAACTATCCTGCCATAGGAACAGAATTCAACATGTCAGCACCAGACTCCGAAACCT GGAACGAGCCTCTGAGATTCCTGCCAGAAGTAGTGGAGAGAAGCCTCCTGTCACTACTTGTCATTCCTATTGCAGCCGTTGTGTTTCTGTTTGCGTGGAAG GTGAAATCAAGGAGGAACCAACATCAGTCAGATGAACGGAACTCAGTGGAAGGAGGCCTTTTCACAGGACCAGAAGGGACTTTGGCACCTCCACTAGAGGAACCATCTGAAAA GAACAGATTGAACATCATTGAGACAGTGTAA